One window of Candidatus Tanganyikabacteria bacterium genomic DNA carries:
- a CDS encoding glycosyltransferase produces the protein MAPIRKILMVNRPEAFSLPGGDTVQMLATKAALESRGVEVVVSLAEEPDGIGSYDAIHVFNLQNPEIQLRQVHSLRKAGVPIALSTIFWDHKEFDWARQVIRGAFSGTPEARATLLAGLANRDVVVGGQAWNTPVAGSEAYQAAQEEVVRSVDLLLPNSHAEAQNLFSSLDIPPVPYHVVPNGLDPAVFAQADPAPFVAKYGVRDFVLVAARWDDRKNLALLAAALAGTGLPLVLAGNRPFPDYEGLVRSLLPPDALVIDHLDHAMLASAYAAARVHALPSWFETPGLANLEAAVAGCALVTGDRAAEREYFGDAAYYADPANVVGIRRAVLAAWENHAADAPRREALRAKILAEYTWDKAAEATLEAYARLQAGRGPILPRADVTIRVSGGIPAIPAKRAFAVSIVIPCWNRVDMTQRCLEALAANTPEDLDYEVVLIDNGSTDGTAEFLADLDGDCRVIRNDENLGFARACNQGAEAARGEVLVFLNNDTMPRPGWLEALLAALGDVPRTAIAGAKLIFPDGRIQHAGVTLGLEACPFHWLYKAEDSAIVNQERDFQAVTAACMAISRERFEELGGFDEGFANGYEDVDLCLKARARGYRVRYTPSSVVLHEEGASFGRKEAETRNWERLKERWAAKLLPDNPRYEAMITGSAATYSVIVVSYNSESTLATCLASVLGTLGRTDEVIVVDNASRDRSVEIAEAFGERDSRVRVMKSPRNLGFSEGANVGMRAATGEYLVLLNPDTVVTPEWLERMRAQFRGDPLVSRVGAVGPTSAWVAGKQKVQYYVPDERLSGLNTHEIHALLPEKSLGVEAPLLIGFCMMLPRIVLEEIGPLDKDLFLGMDDLDICWRLKLAGYRLMVATNVYVGHEGQVSFKSEPAGRIRRLSRESANVLARKLEAHYGRGRVPTSTELWGMSWYCPDLDLWGPAPTVFGLDATRGGWEEPVDAYLAAFEPADPVSLRIYGEDAGVLGDLVGARILAAGRDLEQIPDIEVLPAGSRQDAGAPGAAAADVVMIGPGAPAEAPHLPAATPEILRRACGFRPETSAESASIVILTRNTLWCTELCLYAIERYTREEHEVIIVDNASTDGTREFLRDYARNRPHVTLVFNETNAGFAAGCNQGIAAARCDHIVLLNNDVVVTDGWLSRLLRPLRDPAVGIVGPRTNCVAGTQLVKEVPYDTGSLQGLQPFAISWARRHAGRGSFDDVAIGFCMLIRGEVVRQIGGLDPRFGTGNFEDDDYCLRAQIAGYRVFVADDCFVHHFGSQTFQSERKRASLDYSELMEKNKKFFMDKWGVWLDQAGKPKLTAMLVHYAQVGRCFDLEELHVPLPAPADLRFEATPVGVDGLRERNLLIAPDWEDPAWEAVVTAFAAAFDAASPVALVVPRPPRVALERLEDLLAGDATPDVLVMEEDFLLADLIATVQGVALSGDACDPVVGHLARLLGRPALERPDEPALRAWASGTGESCSEPGPRGSESRAGCVPPNTAVREAGQ, from the coding sequence TTGGCGCCCATTCGCAAGATCCTGATGGTCAACCGGCCCGAAGCCTTCTCGCTTCCGGGCGGCGATACGGTGCAGATGCTGGCCACCAAGGCGGCCCTCGAGAGCCGGGGCGTCGAGGTGGTCGTCTCTCTGGCCGAGGAACCGGACGGCATCGGATCGTATGACGCCATTCACGTCTTCAATCTCCAGAATCCCGAGATCCAGCTCAGGCAGGTGCATTCCTTGCGCAAGGCCGGCGTACCCATCGCCCTGTCGACGATCTTCTGGGATCACAAGGAGTTCGACTGGGCGAGGCAGGTGATCCGGGGCGCGTTCTCCGGGACGCCCGAAGCCCGTGCCACCTTGCTCGCGGGCCTGGCGAACCGGGACGTGGTGGTCGGCGGCCAGGCCTGGAACACGCCCGTCGCCGGCAGCGAGGCCTACCAGGCGGCCCAGGAGGAGGTCGTGCGGAGCGTGGATCTGCTGCTGCCCAACAGCCACGCCGAGGCGCAGAACCTCTTTTCGTCCCTCGACATCCCCCCCGTGCCTTACCACGTGGTGCCGAACGGCCTGGATCCCGCCGTCTTCGCGCAAGCCGATCCGGCGCCGTTCGTCGCGAAGTACGGCGTGCGGGATTTCGTGCTCGTCGCGGCTCGCTGGGACGATCGCAAGAACCTCGCCCTCCTGGCCGCCGCCCTGGCGGGGACGGGCCTGCCGCTCGTCCTGGCGGGCAACCGGCCCTTCCCCGACTACGAGGGCCTGGTGCGCTCGCTGCTGCCCCCGGACGCACTCGTCATCGACCACCTCGATCACGCCATGCTGGCTTCGGCCTACGCCGCCGCCCGCGTGCATGCCCTGCCGTCGTGGTTCGAGACGCCGGGCCTGGCGAACCTCGAGGCGGCCGTGGCGGGCTGCGCCCTGGTCACGGGCGACAGGGCAGCCGAGCGCGAGTACTTCGGCGACGCCGCCTACTACGCCGATCCGGCCAACGTCGTGGGCATCCGCCGGGCCGTCCTGGCCGCGTGGGAAAACCACGCGGCAGACGCCCCCCGGCGGGAGGCCCTCCGGGCGAAGATCCTGGCCGAGTACACCTGGGACAAGGCGGCGGAAGCGACGCTCGAAGCCTACGCCAGGCTCCAGGCGGGCCGCGGCCCGATCCTGCCGCGCGCCGACGTCACGATCCGCGTGTCCGGGGGCATCCCAGCCATCCCGGCCAAGCGCGCGTTCGCGGTCAGCATCGTCATCCCTTGCTGGAATCGCGTGGACATGACGCAGCGCTGCCTGGAAGCACTCGCCGCCAACACGCCCGAGGACCTCGACTACGAAGTGGTCCTGATCGACAACGGCTCGACCGACGGCACGGCGGAGTTCCTGGCCGATCTGGACGGCGACTGCCGGGTGATCCGCAACGACGAGAACCTGGGCTTCGCAAGGGCGTGCAATCAGGGCGCCGAGGCCGCCAGAGGCGAAGTACTCGTCTTCCTCAACAACGACACCATGCCGCGGCCCGGCTGGCTGGAAGCGCTGCTCGCGGCCCTGGGCGACGTGCCGCGCACCGCCATCGCAGGCGCGAAGCTGATCTTCCCGGACGGCCGCATCCAGCATGCGGGCGTGACCCTGGGGCTGGAGGCCTGCCCGTTCCACTGGCTCTACAAGGCCGAGGATAGTGCGATAGTGAACCAGGAGCGCGACTTCCAGGCCGTCACCGCCGCATGCATGGCGATTTCGCGCGAGCGTTTCGAGGAACTCGGCGGCTTCGACGAGGGCTTCGCCAACGGCTACGAGGACGTCGACCTGTGCCTCAAGGCGCGAGCCAGGGGCTACCGGGTCCGCTACACCCCGAGTTCGGTGGTGCTGCACGAGGAGGGTGCAAGTTTCGGCCGCAAGGAGGCCGAGACCAGGAACTGGGAACGGCTCAAGGAGCGCTGGGCGGCGAAGCTCCTGCCCGACAACCCGCGCTACGAGGCCATGATCACCGGGAGCGCGGCCACCTACAGCGTGATCGTGGTGAGCTACAACTCCGAGAGCACCCTGGCGACGTGTCTCGCGAGCGTGCTCGGCACACTGGGGCGGACCGACGAGGTGATCGTCGTGGACAACGCGTCCCGGGATCGGTCGGTCGAGATCGCCGAGGCGTTTGGTGAGCGCGATTCGCGGGTGCGCGTCATGAAGAGCCCGCGCAACCTGGGATTCTCCGAAGGCGCCAACGTCGGGATGCGGGCGGCCACCGGGGAGTACCTGGTCCTGCTCAATCCCGACACCGTGGTCACGCCGGAGTGGCTGGAGCGAATGCGCGCCCAGTTCCGCGGGGATCCGCTGGTGAGCCGCGTGGGCGCCGTCGGCCCCACCTCGGCCTGGGTGGCCGGCAAGCAGAAGGTGCAGTACTACGTCCCCGACGAGCGCCTGTCTGGCCTCAACACGCACGAGATCCACGCATTGCTGCCGGAAAAGTCGCTCGGGGTGGAGGCGCCGCTCCTCATCGGTTTTTGCATGATGCTGCCGCGAATCGTGCTGGAGGAAATCGGCCCGCTGGACAAGGACCTGTTCCTCGGCATGGACGATCTCGACATCTGCTGGCGGCTCAAGCTGGCCGGCTACCGCCTCATGGTGGCGACCAACGTCTACGTCGGCCACGAGGGCCAGGTGTCCTTCAAGTCCGAGCCGGCCGGCCGCATCAGGCGCCTGTCCCGCGAGTCGGCGAACGTCCTGGCGCGCAAGCTCGAAGCCCACTACGGCCGCGGTCGCGTCCCCACCTCGACCGAACTCTGGGGCATGAGCTGGTATTGCCCGGACCTGGATCTCTGGGGCCCCGCTCCCACGGTGTTCGGCCTCGATGCGACGCGGGGCGGCTGGGAGGAGCCGGTCGATGCTTATCTGGCGGCCTTCGAACCGGCCGATCCGGTGAGCTTGCGGATCTACGGCGAGGATGCCGGAGTGCTGGGGGATCTGGTCGGGGCACGCATTCTCGCGGCCGGGCGAGATCTCGAGCAAATCCCGGACATCGAAGTGCTGCCTGCCGGGAGCCGGCAAGATGCCGGCGCCCCCGGGGCCGCGGCTGCCGACGTCGTCATGATCGGGCCCGGCGCCCCGGCCGAAGCGCCCCACCTGCCGGCGGCGACGCCCGAGATACTGCGGAGGGCCTGCGGATTCCGGCCCGAGACGAGCGCGGAGTCCGCCAGCATCGTCATCCTGACGCGCAACACCCTCTGGTGCACCGAACTCTGCCTCTACGCGATCGAGCGTTACACCCGCGAGGAGCACGAAGTCATCATCGTCGACAACGCCTCGACCGACGGCACGCGGGAGTTCCTGCGCGACTACGCCCGCAACCGGCCCCACGTCACGTTGGTGTTCAACGAGACCAACGCCGGCTTCGCGGCCGGCTGCAACCAGGGCATCGCAGCCGCGCGCTGCGACCACATCGTCCTGCTCAACAACGACGTCGTGGTCACCGACGGCTGGCTCTCCCGCCTGCTGCGGCCGCTGCGGGATCCCGCCGTGGGCATCGTCGGGCCCCGCACCAACTGCGTCGCCGGCACCCAACTGGTCAAGGAGGTGCCCTACGACACCGGTTCGCTCCAGGGACTGCAACCGTTCGCCATTTCCTGGGCCAGGCGCCATGCCGGCCGCGGCTCATTCGACGACGTGGCCATCGGGTTCTGCATGCTGATCCGGGGCGAGGTCGTGCGGCAGATAGGCGGCCTCGACCCGCGCTTCGGCACCGGCAACTTCGAGGACGACGACTACTGCCTGCGGGCCCAGATCGCCGGCTACCGCGTGTTCGTCGCCGACGACTGCTTCGTCCACCACTTCGGTTCGCAGACGTTCCAGAGCGAGCGCAAGCGCGCGAGCCTCGACTACTCGGAACTCATGGAAAAGAACAAGAAGTTCTTCATGGACAAGTGGGGCGTCTGGCTGGATCAGGCCGGCAAGCCCAAGCTGACCGCCATGCTGGTCCACTACGCCCAGGTCGGCCGCTGCTTCGACCTCGAGGAGTTGCACGTACCGCTGCCGGCGCCGGCCGATCTCCGCTTCGAGGCGACGCCCGTGGGCGTGGACGGCCTGCGCGAG